DNA sequence from the Lodderomyces elongisporus chromosome 5, complete sequence genome:
aaaaaataatcaaaagaacagaacagagCAAAACAGAGCAAAACAGGGAAATGCCAACTTTAGAAGAATTAGAGTCGCAACAGGATGGAGAAGATTCTCTCGACTTGGAGATCCTACAATCATCGACAGCCGATATAATCAATAGAACAAAATTGCTAGACAATGACATCAAGGTAATGAGGTCGGAATCACAGAGGCTAACCCATGAAAAGACAATGATGTTGGAGCGGATCAAGGATAACCAGGagaaaatcaacaacaataagcAATTGCCCTACCTTGTTGGTAATGTAGTGGAATTATTAGACTTGGACGTGGAGAAAGAGGCCAGCGAGCAAGGAGCCAACGTTGATATAGATGCGGCAAGGTCGGGGAAGTCTGCTGTGATCAAGACTTCAACGCGACAGACCATTTTTTTGCCAATGATTGGGCTTGTAGATCATGAGCAGTTGAAGCCAAACGACTTGATTGGAGTCAACAAGGATTCGTACTTGATTCTCGACACTTTGCCCTCGGAGTACGACTCCAGAGTCAAGGCTATGGAGCTTGACGAGAAGCCAACAGAGACATATTCCAATATTGGTGGGTTGGATACTCAGATTGAGGAATTGATCGAGGCTGTTGTGTTACCAATGAAGCAAGCTGAAAAGTTTCAAAAGTTGGGAATCAAGCCACCAAAAGGTGCATTGATGTATGGTCCTCCAGGTACAGGTAAGACACTTTTAGCCAGGGCATGTGCTGCACAATCTGGTGCCACTTTCTTGAAGCTAGCTGCGCCTCAGTTGGTGCAAATGTTTATTGGAGATGGTGCCAAGTTGGTGCGAGATGCGTTTGCGTTGGCCAAGGAGAAGGCGCCCACCATTATATTTATTGATGAGTTGGATGCAATTGGTACAAAGAGATTCGATTCCGACAAGAGTGGTGATAGAGAAGTGCAAAGAACGATGTTGGAGTTGTTGAACCAGTTGGATGGGTTTGGATCTGATGATAGAGTAAAAGTGTTGGCAGCAACAAACAGAGTCGATACCTTGGACCCTGCATTATTGAGATCAGGAAGATTGGACCGTAAGATTGAGTTTCCGCTTCCATCGGAGGAGGCTAGAGAGTCTGTGTTGAAGATTCATGCAAGAAAACTACACTGCGATAATGACTCAATCAACTGGAGGGAGTTGGCCAGGTCCACTGATGAGTTTAACGGTGCGCAATTGAAGGCAGTTACTGTTGAAGCAGGTATGATTGCATTGAGAAATGGAAAGTCTATTATCAGGCACGAGGACTTTGTAGAGGCTATCAGTGAAGTACAAGCAAGAAAGTCCAAATCTGTCAATTTCTACGCTTAGTGGAAATGGAGAAGGATTCTTGGTGGCTGCGGTATTTGTGGTGGTTGCGGTGCTTGAGGTTGTAGAGTGTGGAGAGATTTGTTTGTACACATACTAATTTGTATAGATTAAGGCGATAAAACTAATCTATATTGATGACTTGAAACTTACTCTCTggtgtgtttttttcttttgtcctCTTATCATTTTTGTAAACAAAGCAAGCAAATGCCAGTTTATTGTATCCCCAAGTTGGACataatagaaagaaaagagtatatttttttgtttgttgttcctCCATACTTTGAGAATATCAcgtaaaaattaaattaaaaactACATCgtataaaacaaaaccatCTTTTCCTCATAAATCATTTACCAAGAGAAGTGATGGTCAATGTTTGCATCTGTCCAAGTAGATCGTCAATACGGCCATCTAATATACCGTTGGCATATTCGTCTCTTGACGCGGGATCCATATAC
Encoded proteins:
- the RPT5 gene encoding 26S proteasome regulatory subunit 6A, encoding MPTLEELESQQDGEDSLDLEILQSSTADIINRTKLLDNDIKVMRSESQRLTHEKTMMLERIKDNQEKINNNKQLPYLVGNVVELLDLDVEKEASEQGANVDIDAARSGKSAVIKTSTRQTIFLPMIGLVDHEQLKPNDLIGVNKDSYLILDTLPSEYDSRVKAMELDEKPTETYSNIGGLDTQIEELIEAVVLPMKQAEKFQKLGIKPPKGALMYGPPGTGKTLLARACAAQSGATFLKLAAPQLVQMFIGDGAKLVRDAFALAKEKAPTIIFIDELDAIGTKRFDSDKSGDREVQRTMLELLNQLDGFGSDDRVKVLAATNRVDTLDPALLRSGRLDRKIEFPLPSEEARESVLKIHARKLHCDNDSINWRELARSTDEFNGAQLKAVTVEAGMIALRNGKSIIRHEDFVEAISEVQARKSKSVNFYA